The Eubacterium sp. 1001713B170207_170306_E7 DNA segment TCATCCGATTACCCTTGATTATCCCAAGCCTTTATTCAAGCTGAACGATGATGAAACCGTCATAAAACGAACCATTCATTTAATAAAAAAGTACGATCAAAGCGCAGAGATCACTGTTGTAACTGGCTTTATGAAAGAGTTGATTGAGAGTGAAATAAAAAACGTTCATTTTTGTCACAATCCTTTTTACAGTATCACCAATTCTAGTGCATCCCTGTGGTTTGCCAAAGAATATCTGGATGCTGAACAAGTGACCATTATCAATGGGGATATTGTTCTCTCCGAAAAGCTGATGCAGGAAATAATCTGTAAAGAAGTGAACAAGCCAACCGTCTATCTCGATAGCTCCATTCAAAAAAACA contains these protein-coding regions:
- a CDS encoding sugar phosphate nucleotidyltransferase yields the protein MNYILLVAGKGSHLHPITLDYPKPLFKLNDDETVIKRTIHLIKKYDQSAEITVVTGFMKELIESEIKNVHFCHNPFYSITNSSASLWFAKEYLDAEQVTIINGDIVLSEKLMQEIICKEVNKPTVYLDSSIQKNSDWNVQVNKDKVVVVTENLVEYHGEYAGIIKLEKKSAHILKEALEEMINKEMYDQWYEDVFNRLIFKDNFNLYYGDISDYQWT